From Rhizophagus irregularis chromosome 9, complete sequence, the proteins below share one genomic window:
- a CDS encoding translation initiation factor eIF4A: MSKDEEFNDIPDAEIESNWEEVVDNFDNMNLKPELLRGIYAYGFEKPSAIQQRAILPVIKGHDVIAQAQSGTGKTATFSISILQKLDMSINQCQALVLAPTRELAQQIQKVVIALGDFMNVECNASIGGTNVREGIKKLEAGAHVVVGTPGRVFDMINRRALKTDHIKMFVLDEADEMLSRGFKEQIYDVFQLLPPSTQVVLLSATMPADVLEVTTKFMREPVRILVKRDELTLEGIKQFYIAVEKEDWKLDTLCDLYETVTITQAVIFCNTRRKVDWLTDKLHAREFTVSAMHGDMDQAQRDVIMKEFRSGSSRVLIATDLLARGIDVQQVSLVINYDLPTNRENYIHRIGRGGRFGRKGVAINFVTSEDVRMLRDIEQFYNTQIDEMPMNVADLI, encoded by the exons ATGAGTAA AGACGAAGAATTTAATGATATCCCGGATGCAGAGATTGAG tccAACTGGGAAGAAGTGGTCGACAACTTTGATAATATGAATCTTAAACCTGAACTTCTCCGGGGTATCTATGCTTACGG GTTCGAAAAACCTTCGGCTATTCAACAGCGAGCTATTCTCCCTGTTATAAAAGGGCATGATGTAATTGCCCAAGCGCAATCGGGAACGGGCAAGACTGCTAcattttctatttctattttacaAAAGCTTGATATGTCCATTAATCAGTGTCAAGCTCTTGTACTTGCTCCGACTCGTGAATTGGCTCAACAAATTCAGAAAGTAGTAATTGCACTTGGCGATTTCATGAACGTTGAATGCAATGCTTCGATTGGTGGTACAAACGTTCGTGAAGGAATTAAAAAGCTCGAAGCTGGTGCCCACGTAGTCGTTGGAACACCCGGACGTGTATTTGATATGATAAACAGGCGTGCTTTAAAAACGGATCATATCAAGATGTTTGTTTTGGATGAGGCAGATGAAATGTTGTCACGTGGTTTTAAAGAACAAATCTATGATGTCTTCCAGCTCCTTCCTCCAAGCACCCAAGTAGTTCTCTTGTCTGCTACGATGCCAGCTGATGTTCTGGAAGTGACCACCAAATTTATGCGTGAACCCGTTAGAATTCTAGTTAAGCGTGACGAATTAACATTGGAAGGTATTAAG CAATTTTATATTGCCGTTGAGAAGGAGGATTGGAAACTTGACACTTTGTGCGATTTGTACGAAACCGTGACTATTACCCAGGCTGTTATTTTCTGTAATACACGAAGAAAAGTCGATTGGTTAACCGATAAATTGCATGCCCGAGAATTTACTGTATCCGCTATGCACGGAGATATGGATCAAGCTCAGCGTGACGTTATCATGAAAGAGTTTCGTTCCGGATCCTCTCGTGTACTTATCGCCACGGATCTTTTAGCTCGTGGTATTGATGTTCAACAAGTATCATTG GTCATCAATTATGATCTTCCTACCAATCgtgaaaattatattcatcGTATTGGTAGAGGTGGTCGATTTGGTAGAAAAGGTGTTGCTATTAACTTTGTTACGAGCGAAGATGTTAGAATGCTCCGCGACATAg AACAATTTTACAACACACAAATCGATGAAATGCCCATGAATGTAGCGGAtttgatctaa